Proteins encoded within one genomic window of Amorphoplanes friuliensis DSM 7358:
- a CDS encoding ABC transporter ATP-binding protein: MEGSTDDKKKPPEVSLRRVGGLLKPHWPRLTAVIAIIVASSLVGMATPFLLRAIIDRALPAQDLELLTWLVVGLIAVAVMTAVFGITQTWIATAIGQRVMHQLRVDVFTHLHRQSVAFFTRTRAGEIQSRITNDIGGMQAVVTSTATSIASNLTTAVATAVAMLVLSWQLFLVSLIVLPPALLLARRVARMRKEITAQRQRELADLNVIIEESLSISGVQLSKIMGTGPALIDRFAGSSARLVDLQLRAQLTGRWRGATMNIIFAAIPAIIYLSAGLPPSAGKLTIGTIVAFTSLQSRLFQPMMGLLDVGVSLASSTALFARVFEYLDLPVEVDDPVLPVRLPLPVRGHLRFDDVSFTYPGSVEPAISGITLNVPPGSSIALVGETGSGKSTVASLIVRLYDPTEGRITVDGFDLRALRLNELVGVIGMVGQETYLLHASVRENLRYARPDATDEQIEWAARAAQVHDVIVALPEGYDTVVGSRGHRFSGGEKQRIAIARTLLRNPPILVLDEATSALDNTTERAVQRALEELARGRTTVTIAHRLSTIRNADQIVVMRGGRILEAGTHDSLILIDGFYAALTA, translated from the coding sequence TTGGAGGGTTCCACTGACGACAAGAAGAAGCCGCCCGAGGTCTCCCTGCGCCGCGTCGGCGGCCTGCTCAAACCGCATTGGCCCCGGCTGACCGCGGTCATCGCCATCATCGTCGCCTCGTCGCTGGTCGGCATGGCCACGCCTTTTCTGCTGCGCGCGATCATCGACCGGGCGCTTCCGGCCCAGGACCTCGAGCTGCTGACCTGGCTCGTCGTCGGCCTGATCGCGGTCGCCGTGATGACCGCGGTGTTCGGCATCACCCAGACCTGGATCGCCACGGCCATCGGTCAGCGGGTCATGCACCAGCTGCGGGTGGATGTCTTCACCCATCTGCACCGTCAGTCGGTGGCGTTCTTCACCCGCACCCGCGCCGGGGAGATCCAGTCACGGATCACCAACGACATCGGCGGCATGCAGGCGGTTGTCACCTCGACGGCCACGTCGATCGCGTCGAACCTGACGACGGCCGTCGCCACGGCGGTGGCCATGCTCGTGCTGTCCTGGCAGCTCTTCCTCGTGTCCCTGATCGTGCTGCCGCCCGCGCTGCTGCTGGCCCGCCGGGTCGCGCGGATGCGCAAGGAGATCACCGCGCAGCGTCAGCGCGAGCTCGCCGACCTCAACGTCATCATCGAGGAGAGCCTGTCGATCAGCGGTGTGCAACTCAGCAAGATCATGGGGACGGGCCCGGCACTGATCGATCGCTTCGCCGGCTCGTCGGCCCGCCTGGTCGATCTGCAGCTGCGTGCACAGCTGACCGGTCGCTGGCGGGGCGCCACCATGAACATCATCTTCGCTGCGATCCCGGCGATCATCTATCTGAGCGCCGGTCTGCCGCCGTCCGCCGGCAAGCTGACCATCGGCACGATCGTCGCCTTCACCAGCCTGCAGTCCCGGCTGTTTCAGCCGATGATGGGCCTGCTCGACGTCGGTGTCTCGCTGGCCAGCTCGACGGCGCTGTTCGCGCGCGTCTTCGAATACCTGGATCTGCCGGTCGAGGTCGACGACCCGGTCCTGCCGGTCCGGTTGCCCCTGCCGGTACGCGGCCACCTGCGTTTCGACGACGTGAGTTTCACCTACCCCGGCAGCGTGGAGCCCGCCATCAGCGGCATCACCCTGAACGTGCCGCCCGGGTCCTCGATCGCGCTGGTGGGCGAGACCGGCTCGGGCAAGAGCACGGTGGCCTCGCTGATCGTGCGGCTCTACGACCCGACCGAGGGCCGGATCACCGTCGACGGCTTCGACCTGCGCGCGCTACGGCTCAACGAACTGGTCGGTGTGATCGGCATGGTCGGCCAGGAGACCTATCTGCTGCACGCCTCGGTCCGGGAGAACCTGCGGTACGCGCGACCCGACGCCACCGATGAGCAGATCGAGTGGGCCGCGCGAGCCGCCCAGGTCCACGACGTCATCGTCGCTCTTCCCGAGGGTTACGACACCGTCGTGGGCTCGCGCGGCCACCGGTTCTCCGGCGGGGAGAAGCAGCGGATCGCCATCGCCCGGACGCTGCTGCGCAATCCGCCGATCCTGGTGCTGGACGAGGCGACCAGCGCCCTGGACAACACGACCGAGCGGGCTGTCCAGCGCGCCCTGGAAGAACTGGCCCGCGGGCGTACGACGGTGACCATCGCCCACCGGCTGTCGACCATCCGCAACGCCGACCAGATCGTCGTCATGCGGGGCGGCCGGATCCTGGAGGCCGGCACCCACGACAGCCTGATCTTGATCGACGGTTTCTACGCCGCGCTGACGGCGTGA
- a CDS encoding sulfotransferase family protein, giving the protein MRAAAVHSNLIFLWGTPRSMSTAFLRMMLERGDHEVFHEPFSSIVVQGRTAVGDYTATSHDELLKLLEERAGDHPVFVKETTEYDYLTTGGDRIPEVGRHTFIIRDPRRVIPSHYAMNPDMACGEIGYGHQVEMARRVRETTGVRPYVVEAEELLTDAPGAVERYCRHLGIPFLESSLSWQPGDQQVWSRTSQWHRDAAGSSHFIRAERTYESTVDNNRFLYDCYWHHRPDYHVLRKWARSHAVSAA; this is encoded by the coding sequence ATGAGGGCCGCAGCCGTGCACTCCAACCTGATCTTCCTCTGGGGCACCCCCCGGTCGATGTCGACGGCATTCCTGCGGATGATGCTGGAACGCGGGGACCACGAGGTCTTCCACGAACCGTTCTCGAGCATCGTCGTCCAGGGCCGGACCGCCGTCGGCGACTACACCGCGACCAGCCACGACGAGCTGCTGAAACTGCTCGAGGAACGGGCCGGCGACCACCCGGTCTTCGTCAAGGAGACCACCGAGTACGACTACCTCACGACCGGCGGCGACCGCATTCCGGAGGTCGGGCGGCACACGTTCATCATCCGCGATCCGCGCCGGGTGATCCCGTCGCACTACGCGATGAACCCGGACATGGCCTGCGGCGAGATCGGGTACGGCCATCAGGTCGAGATGGCACGAAGGGTCCGCGAGACGACCGGTGTGCGGCCGTACGTGGTCGAGGCCGAGGAGCTGCTGACCGACGCACCAGGTGCGGTCGAGCGCTACTGCCGCCACCTCGGCATACCTTTTCTGGAGTCGTCACTGTCCTGGCAGCCCGGAGACCAGCAGGTCTGGAGCCGCACCTCGCAGTGGCACCGCGATGCGGCCGGCAGCTCCCACTTCATCCGCGCCGAGCGCACCTACGAGTCCACGGTGGACAACAACCGGTTCCTGTACGACTGCTACTGGCACCACCGGCCGGACTACCACGTGTTGCGCAAGTGGGCACGCTCTCACGCCGTCAGCGCGGCGTAG
- a CDS encoding MBL fold metallo-hydrolase, with protein MRITVLGGAGAWPEPTAGCSGYVIEHEDFILVVDPGYATLLPLLAYCPAAAVDAVVVTHGHPDHCADLHPLLRARALPREPLPPLPCYAPAGALDAVLALDEPELLDGAYSLHELSQAHRLVIGPFTIDTAWLPHFLPNAGLRITAGRTTVVYTGDSGPSPDFAGFAVGADLLIAESTYATEVPARQAGFLSTAVDAAALATRAEAGTLWLTHLWPGSSPAAHLEAAARGYAGPTAVARPGLAWTSPVEPR; from the coding sequence ATGCGCATCACGGTGCTGGGCGGGGCCGGTGCCTGGCCCGAACCGACGGCCGGCTGCAGCGGCTACGTCATCGAGCACGAGGACTTCATCCTGGTCGTCGACCCGGGCTATGCGACCCTGCTGCCGTTGCTGGCGTACTGCCCGGCCGCCGCCGTCGATGCGGTGGTGGTGACGCACGGGCATCCCGACCACTGTGCCGACCTGCATCCGTTGCTGCGAGCCAGGGCGCTGCCGCGGGAACCACTTCCGCCGTTGCCTTGCTACGCGCCGGCCGGGGCCCTCGACGCGGTCCTGGCCCTGGACGAGCCGGAGCTGCTCGACGGCGCGTACTCGTTGCACGAACTGTCGCAGGCCCACCGGTTGGTGATCGGTCCGTTCACCATCGACACCGCCTGGCTGCCGCATTTTCTGCCGAACGCTGGGCTTCGGATCACCGCCGGCCGGACGACCGTGGTCTACACCGGCGACAGCGGCCCGTCCCCGGATTTCGCCGGGTTCGCCGTCGGCGCGGATCTGTTGATCGCCGAGTCGACGTATGCCACCGAGGTGCCCGCCAGGCAGGCCGGCTTCCTGTCCACGGCGGTCGACGCCGCCGCGCTGGCGACGCGGGCCGAGGCCGGGACACTGTGGCTCACCCATCTCTGGCCGGGCAGCAGCCCGGCAGCCCATCTCGAGGCTGCCGCACGCGGGTACGCAGGCCCGACCGCCGTCGCGCGCCCCGGCCTGGCCTGGACGTCGCCTGTCGAACCTCGATGA
- a CDS encoding MbtH family protein: MSNPFEREDISYFVLVNDEGQHSLWPEVIDVPAGWRTVSGPESREDCLAYIERSWWDIRPASLITRMASAQNG, translated from the coding sequence ATGAGCAACCCGTTCGAACGCGAGGACATCAGCTACTTCGTGCTGGTCAACGACGAAGGACAGCACTCGCTGTGGCCGGAGGTGATCGATGTGCCGGCCGGCTGGCGTACCGTGTCGGGCCCGGAGAGCCGCGAGGATTGCCTGGCCTACATCGAGAGGTCGTGGTGGGACATCCGGCCGGCGAGCCTGATCACCCGCATGGCCTCGGCGCAGAACGGATGA
- a CDS encoding QsdR family transcriptional regulator → MSPRRVISHETVVRGAIRYFLEHGTVDVDELAPILAVSRATLYRVAGSRELLLGHVLWALCEIRLDAARRARTVDGIEGVLEVTRHFGAGLADAKGLITFVTTEPELAGRVLSSPTGVVHPRVVAAQKEIFLEAGCGAGPGPAVDLDRLAYLYTRMVEVAAYSELQYPGRPDRGPVEQALRALLTEAWPGG, encoded by the coding sequence GTGAGCCCGCGGCGGGTGATCAGCCACGAGACCGTCGTCCGCGGCGCCATCCGGTACTTCCTGGAGCACGGGACCGTCGACGTCGACGAGCTCGCCCCGATTCTGGCCGTCAGCCGGGCGACGCTCTACCGGGTGGCCGGTAGCCGGGAACTGCTGCTCGGCCACGTGCTGTGGGCGCTGTGCGAGATCCGGCTGGACGCGGCGCGCCGCGCCCGTACCGTGGACGGCATCGAGGGTGTCCTCGAGGTGACCCGCCACTTCGGCGCGGGCCTGGCCGATGCCAAGGGCCTGATCACCTTCGTGACCACCGAGCCCGAGCTGGCCGGCCGGGTGCTGTCCTCACCCACCGGGGTCGTTCATCCGCGGGTGGTCGCCGCCCAGAAGGAGATCTTCCTGGAGGCGGGCTGCGGCGCCGGACCGGGCCCGGCCGTCGACCTGGACCGGCTGGCCTACCTCTACACGCGGATGGTCGAGGTGGCCGCCTACTCCGAGCTGCAGTACCCGGGACGGCCCGACCGCGGGCCGGTGGAGCAGGCGCTGCGGGCGTTGCTCACCGAGGCCTGGCCCGGCGGCTGA
- a CDS encoding non-ribosomal peptide synthetase, whose protein sequence is MLDSSPGNPPTLPELFAAQVEHGASEVAVVGDDASLSFAELDERSNRLARLLIDQGVGPEVVVALRMSRSVDFVVAALAVVKAGGAYVPVDVAYPAARAEFMMADARARCVVTTTSAASPGSSAIPQVVLDDPKVVDELAGLDGHAVRDADRHEELLPDHAAYLIFTSGSTGVPKGVVVTHRSAQNLVRAQAQILGLGPGRRRLQFASVSFDASVSEVWTTLLSGAALVVADASRLVPGPALVDLVRSRGVTHVTLPPSLLSAVEDAGGLPDAVTLVVAGEACPPAVAARWCRDRRMLNAYGPTEATVAATVSDPLTGDGTPPIGRPLPNVRVYVLDELLREQPVGVPGELYLAGAGLARGYAGRTALTAQRFVADPFGTPGERMYRTGDVVRRRADGQLEYQGRADDQVKIRGVRVEPGEIESALMGLAGVDQAVVVAHGDGADRRLVAYVVADADGPDAAGLRRNLAAVVPDHLVPSVFTMLDSMPVTVNGKVDRKALPDPAGDAGVRDFVPPVGAVEQTLARLWEDVLGVPRVGRTDEFYRLGGHSLLATQLVNRVRTAMNVELPVRDLFETSTLADLARRVSVLKSGTRPVLRRQVRAATVPLSYPQQQMWLTAQLRGGDGAYHIPVVVRLSDGLDEAALRAAITDIVRRHEPLRTRFPVLEGQPRQQVVPMADLGELLVREPVAAGDREDTVRRVVREGFDLTTQIPLRARLLEFGPDDFVLVLVLHHITADGASMEPLMRDLQEAYERRRAGRPPQWTELPVQYADFAVWQRELVRLARPQIAYWRDLLADAPHELALPVDRGRPAEPTYRGRSVPISVPAEVHEQIAATARRHGATVFMVLQSAVAALLSRLGAGTDVPLGWPVSGRVDEALEDLVGFFVNTLVLRADLTGDPSFDELIGRVREQDLLAFGHQDVPFESVVEELNPPRVPGRHPLFQVMVASQVGRSARFGLAGVRSERMGVGSGSAKFDLSVQFVEFLDESGRPSGLGGEVMYACDLFDHDTVERMVGMLGRLLAEAVAQPGLPIGRLPVMSGEERLAVEAASTGDVRDWAARPWPHQLVEQHARRNPDAIAVRFEGVDLPYGELNRRANQLAHHLIELGAGRETLVGISMERGFDLVVGVLAIWKTGGAFVPLDPDLPAARLTSMIGDAAVGVVLTHRATQDRLAAHDDLLLCVDGPDTDLAARPSHDPGVPVDGEDAVYAIYTSGSTGTPKGVVNVRAAIRNRLTWMNERFGAGTDGRVLQKSPFTFDTSVWELFWALTNGATLVMARPDGHRDPRYLVDLIQREQVTLVDFVPSMLEMFLREPDAARCTSLRHVIAGGETLTRSLRSRFAEALPQTEIYNLYGPTEAAIGVTSWLCRDDDDSRSAPIGVPIANARVYVLGPDLGHVPPGMPGEIYIAARPLARGYLNRADLTAQRFVADPFVAGERMYRTGDRARRRPDGAIEFLGRDDEQVKIRGVRVELGEVEAALLGLHGVEQAVVTVHGDGVDKRLVAYVVGFDPDPVRLRRQMPAVVPAHLVPSAFVAMDAFPVTVNGKVDRRQLPDPGVVDTDRAYEAPAGPIEESLAGLWQELLSVARVGRDDNFFALGGHSLLAMQMVNEIRSLLRVELPFRTVFESSTLADLAARIGDLPLLPDADSQASPEDRMRVLVAQALGVDEVAAEDNLFDLGGGRETVEALTRAIEAEFGMTVNPLVVSAVPTAKDLAGWLAAEPEEATLDVVVPLRPGTTPESLFCIHPLGGLSWLYYPLVNAIPSAVGVYGVQARGLGPGEELPTTMTAMAADYVQQIRLVQPEGPYHLLGLSTGGEIAHEMGVQLQRGGEEVALIAMLDARPTPQRPATQVERLNAVAHHFDLNVPAEERPHLTGDILYEQLRQRQGPYSFLMRQKGRATVDFYENMIKVADGHKFSVFDGDVLFIEAIAARPEEHYFAPMWHPYVSGAVDVMALDYKHRQLARAEVLQLIGARVAEHLRLTPTEGPTA, encoded by the coding sequence GTGCTCGACTCTTCGCCAGGCAACCCGCCGACACTGCCGGAATTGTTCGCCGCGCAGGTCGAGCACGGTGCGAGCGAAGTCGCCGTGGTCGGCGACGACGCCTCGCTGTCCTTCGCGGAGCTGGACGAGCGGTCCAACCGGCTGGCCCGGCTGCTGATCGATCAGGGAGTCGGCCCCGAGGTCGTGGTGGCGCTGCGGATGAGCCGGTCCGTCGACTTCGTGGTGGCGGCCCTCGCGGTGGTCAAAGCCGGCGGGGCGTACGTGCCGGTGGACGTGGCTTATCCGGCCGCGCGCGCCGAGTTCATGATGGCCGACGCGCGGGCCCGGTGCGTGGTGACGACGACCAGCGCCGCATCGCCGGGTTCTTCCGCGATCCCTCAGGTGGTCCTCGACGACCCGAAGGTCGTCGACGAGCTGGCCGGCCTCGACGGGCACGCTGTCCGCGACGCCGACCGCCACGAGGAGCTGCTGCCGGACCACGCCGCCTACCTCATCTTCACCTCGGGTTCGACCGGTGTGCCCAAGGGCGTCGTGGTGACCCATCGCAGCGCGCAGAACCTCGTCCGGGCCCAGGCGCAGATCCTCGGGCTGGGTCCCGGGCGCCGGCGGCTGCAGTTCGCGTCGGTCAGTTTCGACGCCTCGGTGTCCGAGGTGTGGACGACGCTGCTGTCCGGTGCGGCCCTGGTCGTGGCCGACGCCTCGCGGCTGGTGCCCGGTCCCGCGCTGGTCGACCTCGTCCGGAGCCGGGGCGTCACCCACGTGACGCTGCCGCCGTCGCTGCTGTCCGCGGTGGAGGACGCCGGGGGTCTGCCGGATGCGGTGACGCTCGTCGTGGCCGGTGAGGCGTGTCCGCCCGCCGTGGCGGCCCGGTGGTGCCGCGATCGGCGCATGCTCAACGCGTACGGGCCGACGGAGGCCACGGTTGCGGCGACCGTGAGTGATCCGTTGACCGGTGACGGCACACCGCCGATCGGGCGGCCCCTGCCCAACGTACGGGTGTACGTGCTGGACGAGCTCCTGCGGGAACAGCCGGTCGGTGTCCCCGGTGAGCTGTACCTCGCCGGTGCCGGGCTGGCCCGCGGATATGCCGGGCGGACCGCGCTGACCGCCCAGCGTTTTGTCGCCGACCCGTTCGGCACGCCCGGAGAACGGATGTACCGCACCGGTGACGTGGTGCGCAGGCGCGCCGACGGTCAGCTGGAGTACCAGGGCCGCGCCGACGACCAGGTCAAGATCCGGGGCGTACGGGTGGAGCCGGGCGAGATCGAGTCGGCGCTGATGGGTCTGGCCGGTGTGGACCAGGCCGTCGTCGTCGCGCACGGCGACGGGGCCGATCGCCGTCTGGTCGCCTACGTCGTGGCCGATGCCGATGGCCCGGACGCCGCCGGTCTGCGCCGGAACCTGGCCGCGGTGGTGCCCGACCATCTGGTGCCCTCGGTGTTCACGATGCTCGACTCGATGCCCGTCACGGTGAACGGCAAGGTCGACCGCAAAGCCCTGCCGGATCCGGCCGGCGATGCGGGCGTCCGCGATTTTGTGCCGCCGGTCGGAGCGGTCGAGCAGACGCTGGCGCGGCTCTGGGAGGACGTGCTCGGCGTTCCCCGCGTCGGTCGCACCGACGAGTTCTACCGCCTCGGCGGCCACTCGCTGCTGGCGACGCAGCTGGTGAACCGCGTCCGGACGGCGATGAACGTCGAACTGCCGGTCCGGGACCTCTTCGAGACCTCGACTCTGGCCGATCTCGCCCGGCGGGTGTCGGTGCTGAAGTCCGGTACGCGGCCGGTGCTGCGGCGCCAGGTGCGTGCGGCGACGGTGCCGTTGTCCTACCCGCAGCAGCAGATGTGGCTGACCGCGCAGTTGCGCGGCGGCGACGGGGCGTACCACATCCCGGTGGTCGTCCGCCTGTCCGACGGTCTCGACGAGGCGGCGCTGCGTGCTGCGATCACCGACATCGTCCGGCGGCACGAGCCGTTGCGTACCCGCTTCCCGGTGCTGGAAGGACAGCCGCGACAGCAGGTCGTGCCGATGGCCGACCTCGGCGAGCTGCTCGTGCGCGAGCCGGTCGCAGCCGGCGATCGGGAGGACACCGTACGGCGGGTCGTCCGCGAAGGCTTCGACCTGACGACCCAGATCCCCTTGCGGGCACGCCTGCTGGAGTTCGGACCGGACGACTTCGTGCTGGTCCTGGTCCTGCACCACATCACCGCCGACGGCGCCTCCATGGAACCGCTGATGCGCGACCTCCAGGAGGCCTACGAGCGGCGGCGCGCGGGTCGCCCACCGCAGTGGACCGAGCTCCCGGTGCAGTACGCCGACTTCGCCGTGTGGCAGCGGGAACTGGTGCGGCTCGCCCGGCCCCAGATCGCTTACTGGCGGGACCTTCTGGCCGATGCCCCCCACGAGCTGGCGCTGCCGGTTGACCGCGGCCGGCCGGCCGAGCCGACGTACCGTGGCCGGTCGGTGCCGATCAGCGTCCCGGCGGAGGTGCACGAGCAGATCGCGGCGACGGCGCGGCGCCACGGCGCCACTGTTTTCATGGTCCTGCAGTCGGCCGTGGCCGCGTTGCTCTCCCGGCTCGGAGCCGGCACCGACGTCCCGCTCGGGTGGCCGGTGTCCGGCCGGGTCGACGAGGCCCTGGAAGATCTGGTCGGCTTTTTCGTCAACACCCTGGTGCTGCGGGCCGACCTCACCGGCGACCCGTCCTTCGACGAGCTCATCGGGCGGGTCCGCGAGCAGGACCTGCTGGCTTTCGGTCATCAGGACGTGCCGTTCGAGAGCGTCGTCGAGGAGCTGAACCCACCCCGCGTGCCCGGCCGGCATCCCCTGTTCCAGGTCATGGTCGCCTCGCAGGTCGGCCGGTCGGCGCGCTTCGGCCTCGCCGGCGTGCGCTCGGAGCGGATGGGCGTGGGGTCCGGATCGGCGAAGTTCGACCTCAGCGTTCAGTTCGTGGAGTTCCTCGATGAGTCCGGCCGGCCGTCCGGCCTCGGCGGTGAGGTGATGTACGCCTGCGACCTGTTCGACCACGACACCGTCGAGCGGATGGTCGGCATGCTCGGCCGTCTGCTGGCCGAGGCGGTCGCGCAGCCCGGCCTGCCGATCGGCCGGTTGCCGGTGATGAGCGGGGAGGAACGGCTCGCCGTCGAGGCGGCGAGCACCGGAGACGTCCGCGACTGGGCGGCGCGACCCTGGCCGCATCAGCTCGTCGAGCAACACGCCCGCCGGAACCCGGACGCGATCGCCGTACGGTTCGAGGGTGTGGACCTGCCGTACGGGGAGTTGAACCGCCGTGCGAACCAGCTCGCGCATCACCTCATCGAGCTCGGTGCAGGGCGCGAGACGCTGGTGGGCATCAGCATGGAACGCGGCTTCGACCTGGTCGTGGGTGTCCTCGCGATCTGGAAGACCGGAGGTGCGTTCGTCCCGCTCGACCCCGACCTGCCGGCCGCCCGCCTGACGTCGATGATCGGTGACGCCGCGGTCGGTGTTGTCCTCACCCACCGGGCCACCCAGGACCGGCTGGCCGCTCACGACGATCTGCTGCTGTGCGTCGACGGACCGGACACCGACCTCGCGGCACGTCCCTCGCACGATCCCGGGGTGCCGGTCGACGGCGAGGACGCCGTGTACGCGATCTACACCTCCGGGTCGACCGGCACCCCGAAGGGCGTGGTGAACGTCCGCGCGGCCATCCGCAACCGGCTGACGTGGATGAACGAGCGGTTCGGCGCCGGAACTGACGGCCGGGTGCTGCAGAAGTCGCCGTTCACCTTCGACACCTCGGTCTGGGAGCTGTTCTGGGCGCTGACGAACGGGGCGACGCTGGTCATGGCCCGGCCCGACGGGCACCGCGACCCGCGCTACCTGGTGGACCTCATCCAGCGGGAGCAGGTCACGCTCGTCGACTTCGTCCCGTCGATGCTCGAGATGTTCCTGCGGGAGCCCGACGCCGCGCGCTGCACCAGCCTGCGCCACGTCATCGCCGGTGGGGAGACGCTGACGCGCAGCTTGCGGAGCCGCTTCGCCGAGGCACTGCCTCAGACCGAGATCTACAACCTGTACGGCCCGACCGAAGCCGCCATCGGCGTGACGAGCTGGCTGTGCCGCGACGACGACGACAGTCGCAGCGCGCCGATCGGCGTCCCGATCGCCAACGCCCGGGTCTACGTGCTCGGTCCCGACCTCGGCCACGTGCCGCCCGGTATGCCGGGTGAGATCTACATCGCCGCACGTCCGCTCGCCCGCGGTTATCTGAACCGGGCCGACCTGACCGCGCAGCGGTTCGTCGCCGACCCGTTCGTGGCGGGGGAGCGGATGTACCGCACCGGTGACCGCGCCCGCCGGCGCCCCGACGGGGCGATCGAGTTCCTCGGCCGTGACGACGAACAGGTCAAGATCCGCGGTGTCCGGGTGGAGCTGGGCGAGGTCGAGGCGGCGCTGCTCGGACTGCACGGGGTGGAACAGGCCGTGGTGACGGTGCACGGCGACGGCGTGGACAAGCGGCTCGTGGCGTACGTCGTCGGCTTCGATCCCGACCCGGTGCGGCTGCGCCGGCAGATGCCCGCGGTGGTGCCGGCGCACCTGGTGCCGTCGGCGTTCGTGGCCATGGACGCCTTCCCGGTGACGGTGAACGGCAAGGTGGACCGTCGTCAGCTGCCGGACCCGGGCGTGGTGGACACCGACCGGGCGTACGAGGCGCCGGCCGGGCCGATCGAGGAGTCCCTGGCCGGGCTGTGGCAGGAACTGCTGTCCGTGGCGAGGGTGGGTCGCGACGACAACTTCTTCGCGCTCGGTGGCCACTCGCTGCTAGCGATGCAGATGGTCAACGAGATCCGGTCGCTGCTGCGCGTCGAACTGCCGTTCCGGACGGTCTTCGAGAGCTCGACGCTCGCCGACCTGGCTGCCCGCATCGGCGACCTGCCGCTGTTGCCGGACGCCGACTCCCAGGCCTCGCCCGAGGACCGGATGCGCGTCCTGGTCGCTCAGGCGCTGGGCGTCGACGAGGTGGCCGCCGAGGACAACCTCTTCGACCTCGGCGGTGGCCGCGAGACGGTCGAGGCGCTCACGCGGGCCATCGAGGCCGAGTTCGGGATGACCGTCAACCCGCTCGTGGTCTCCGCCGTGCCGACCGCCAAGGACCTGGCCGGGTGGCTCGCCGCCGAGCCCGAAGAGGCAACCCTCGACGTGGTGGTGCCGCTGCGGCCGGGCACCACCCCGGAGTCGCTGTTCTGCATCCATCCCCTGGGCGGGTTGAGCTGGCTCTACTACCCGCTGGTCAACGCGATCCCGTCGGCCGTCGGCGTGTACGGCGTCCAGGCTCGCGGACTGGGACCGGGCGAGGAACTGCCGACGACGATGACGGCGATGGCTGCCGACTACGTCCAGCAGATCCGCCTGGTCCAGCCCGAAGGGCCGTACCACCTGCTGGGTCTGAGCACCGGCGGGGAGATCGCCCACGAGATGGGCGTGCAGTTGCAGCGCGGTGGCGAGGAGGTCGCCCTGATCGCGATGCTCGATGCCCGTCCGACACCGCAGCGCCCGGCGACGCAGGTCGAGCGGCTGAACGCGGTCGCGCACCACTTCGACCTCAACGTCCCGGCCGAGGAACGTCCCCACCTCACCGGCGACATCCTCTACGAGCAGCTCCGGCAGCGTCAGGGGCCGTACTCGTTCCTGATGCGCCAGAAGGGCCGGGCCACGGTGGACTTCTACGAAAACATGATCAAGGTCGCCGACGGCCACAAGTTCTCGGTCTTCGACGGTGACGTGCTCTTCATCGAGGCGATCGCGGCACGGCCGGAAGAGCACTACTTCGCACCGATGTGGCACCCGTACGTCTCCGGCGCCGTCGACGTCATGGCCCTGGACTACAAGCACCGGCAACTCGCCCGGGCCGAGGTGCTGCAGCTGATCGGCGCCCGGGTGGCCGAGCACCTACGTCTCACTCCCACGGAAGGTCCGACGGCATGA
- the bdeA gene encoding bis(hydroxyethyl) terephthalate hydrolase, which produces MFRGRTVAGAALAAALTAGSIALVPSADAATNPFERGPSPTTTSIEATRGSFAVSQTSVSSLSASGFGGGDIYYPTSTTAGTFGAVAIAPGYTARKSSMAWLAPRIASQGFVVFNIDTLTTSDQPASRGRQLLAALDYLTQRSTVRTRIDSSRLGVMGHSMGGGGTLEAADDRPALQAAIPLTPWNLTKLWPGVTVPTMVIGAENDSVAPVASHSERFYSSLPSTLNKAYLELNNASHFAPNSSNTTIAKYSIAWLKRFIDDDLRYDQFLCPAPRVSTAISEYRDTCPHS; this is translated from the coding sequence TTGTTCCGGGGCCGGACCGTCGCGGGCGCGGCCCTCGCCGCCGCGCTGACCGCGGGCAGCATCGCCCTGGTCCCGAGCGCCGACGCCGCGACCAACCCGTTCGAGCGGGGCCCGTCCCCGACCACCACCAGCATCGAGGCGACCCGCGGATCGTTCGCGGTCTCGCAGACCAGCGTGTCGTCGCTGAGCGCGAGCGGCTTCGGCGGCGGGGACATCTACTACCCGACCAGCACGACCGCTGGGACCTTCGGCGCCGTGGCGATCGCACCCGGCTACACCGCCCGCAAATCGAGCATGGCCTGGCTCGCGCCGCGGATCGCCTCGCAGGGCTTCGTGGTCTTCAACATCGACACGCTGACCACCTCGGATCAGCCGGCCAGCCGGGGCCGGCAGTTGCTGGCCGCGCTGGACTACCTGACCCAGCGCAGCACGGTCCGGACCCGCATCGACAGCTCGCGGCTGGGCGTCATGGGTCACTCCATGGGCGGCGGCGGCACCCTCGAGGCCGCCGACGACCGCCCGGCGCTGCAGGCAGCCATCCCGCTGACGCCGTGGAACCTGACCAAGTTGTGGCCCGGGGTCACCGTGCCCACGATGGTCATCGGCGCCGAGAACGACAGCGTCGCCCCGGTGGCGTCGCACTCGGAACGCTTCTACAGCAGCCTGCCGTCGACGCTGAACAAGGCGTACCTGGAGCTGAACAACGCCAGCCACTTCGCGCCGAACAGCTCGAACACCACCATCGCGAAGTACAGCATCGCCTGGCTCAAGCGTTTCATCGACGACGACCTGCGCTACGACCAGTTCCTCTGCCCGGCCCCCCGGGTCAGCACGGCGATCTCCGAATACCGCGACACCTGCCCGCACTCCTGA